One window from the genome of Salvia splendens isolate huo1 chromosome 9, SspV2, whole genome shotgun sequence encodes:
- the LOC121747381 gene encoding 2-methylpropanoate--CoA ligase CCL4-like, whose product MNTLAHTPLNLRQFSSSTSFRQYTPFIPCPRPPKQRTIHGSMPVSPHLSNNSSPPKLGNVQPTSASATNNQTSLSPMHFLERAAVIYGDCPSIIYKDITRTWSETRTRCLRLASSITDLGITRGDVVSVVAPNIPAMCELHFAVPMAGAVLNTINTRLDANNISNLLRHGNSNLVFVDSQFASLVWEAITLLPPHLRRPILVLIKDQEYIYSDNSFDHDYETMVQNGDVAFEWVRPRSEWDSITLNYTSGTTAAPKGVVHSHRSAFLQSVNMLFEWSVPQRPVYLWTVPMFHCNGWSFAWGLAAVGGVNVCLRRVDAPSIYQALEEHGVTHMGGAPVVLNMLSNYTGSTLTAPVHVLTGGAPPPAAVLERAESFRFIVSHGYGLTETGGLVVMCTWKKEWDHLPGSERARLKARQGVGSICSAEVDVVDPYTGESLARDGKTIGEVVLRGGTLMWGYLNDEEGTWRCMKENGWFWTGDMGVMHEDGYLEVKDRSKDIIICGGENISSIEVEAVLYSHSAVHEAAVVARPCVYWGETPCAFVSLKKANEKPSEKEIREFCKKRMSLFMVPRLVVFLPELPKTSTGKVQKFLLRDMAKQI is encoded by the exons ATGAATACTCTCGCACACACACCCCTTAACTTGAGGCAATTTTCTTCTTCTACATCCTTCCGCCAATACACACCGTTTATTCCATGCCCGCGACCACCGAAACAACGTACAATCCATGGTTCAATGCCAGTATCGCCTCACCTCTCCAACAATTCATCTCCTCCAAAACTCGGCAACGTACAACCAACATCAGCTTCAGCTACAAATAATCAAACTTCTCTGAGTCCAATGCACTTCCTTGAAAGAGCCGCGGTCATCTACGGCGACTGCCCTTCCATTATCTACAAAGACATCACACGCACGTGGTCCGAAACCCGTACAAGATGCCTCAGACTCGCATCATCCATCACTGACCTCGGCATCACCCGTGGCGACGTCGTATCAGTGGTGGCCCCCAACATCCCCGCCATGTGCGAGCTCCACTTCGCCGTTCCCATGGCCGGCGCCGTCCTCAACACCATCAACACCCGCCTCGACGCCAACAACATCTCCAACTTGCTCCGCCACGGAAACTCCAACCTCGTTTTCGTCGACTCGCAGTTCGCATCTCTTGTCTGGGAAGCTATAACGCTGCTTCCACCGCATCTTCGCCGCCCTATATTAGTCCTTATTAAAGACCAAGAATATATCTACAGCGACAATTCGTTTGATCATGATTACGAAACCATGGTCCAAAACGGTGACGTGGCGTTCGAGTGGGTCCGGCCCCGTAGCGAGTGGGACTCGATCACGCTGAACTACACCTCTGGCACGACTGCGGCGCCCAAGGGGGTGGTGCACAGTCACCGCAGTGCGTTTCTGCAGTCGGTGAACATGCTGTTCGAGTGGTCCGTGCCACAGCGGCCAGTGTACCTGTGGACGGTGCCGATGTTCCACTGCAACGGGTGGAGCTTTGCATGGGGTTTGGCGGCGGTGGGAGGCGTCAACGTCTGCCTCCGCCGCGTCGATGCGCCGTCTATTTACCAGGCTCTGGAGGAGCATGGAGTGACGCACATGGGCGGCGCGCCGGTGGTGCTCAATATGCTGAGCAACTACACAGGGAGCACGTTGACCGCTCCCGTCCATGTCTTAACAGGCGGAGCGCCACCCCCTGCGGCGGTGCTTGAGCGGGCTGAGTCGTTTCGGTTCATTGTGAGTCATGGGTACGGACTGACTGAGACAGGTGGCCTTGTTGTGATGTGCACTTGGAAGAAAGAATGGGACCATTTGCCAG GGTCGGAGAGAGCGAGGTTGAAGGCAAGACAAGGAGTCGGATCTATTTGCTCTGCTGAAGTGGACGTGGTGGACCCATACACCGGCGAGAGCTTGGCTCGCGACGGCAAGACGATTGGGGAGGTGGTGCTGAGAGGAGGCACATTGATGTGGGGATATTTGAATGATGAAGAGGGAACATGGCGGTGTATGAAGGAGAATGGATGGTTTTGGACAGGAGACATGGGCGTGATGCATGAAGACGGCTACTTGGAAGTGAAGGATAGGTCCAAAGATATCATCATATGCGGCGGAGAGAATATTAGCAGCATTGAAGTGGAGGCCGTTCTCTACAGTCACTCTGCCGTGCATGAGGCGGCTGTCGTGGCACGACCGTGTGTGTACTGGGGTGAAACGCCATGTGCGTTCGTGAGCTTGAAGAAGGCTAACGAGAAGCCATCAGAGAAGGAGATAAGGGAATTCTGCAAGAAGAGGATGTCGCTTTTCATGGTGCCCAGGTTGGTGGTGTTCTTGCCGGAGCTGCCCAAGACATCTACCGGAAAAGTCCAGAAATTTTTACTCCGAGATATGGCTAAACAAATCTGA
- the LOC121746699 gene encoding wax ester synthase/diacylglycerol acyltransferase 3-like — protein sequence MKNSKMKSMAIKKKEKEKKEEEEEPMSPTGRMMLAPKFNIFIILFMGYYSKIDPILFKKCIHQTLLKHPRFSSILVASGASFRWRRTAVDLDRHIFVPDVAAAAESPDEFVAEYASRLSVIPMESAAKPLWEFHVLNVKTSDAEAVVVMKIHHSLGDGVSLVALTHACSRKIDDPASLPVLPLPSKKRREGGGRGLLKLIWMVVLILFYTLVDVAAFVSTLLFLRDVKTPVGAGRGVRLSRKRFAHRIVSLEDVKFIKNAMNVSVNDVVLGVTEAGLSRYLNSIYVKNRGKGGENNEKSSNCLPKNLGIRSTVVFNLRPSPTIEDLAEMLEKEELNGMWGNVVAIVLLPFTIALQDDPLTYIRKAKSTMDRKKLSLAHQCACITMKLTTSFFGIKAAARLTRAVFRNTTFTFSNVMGPAEEVNLFGHHLRYIAPSVCGFPQSLIIHYQSYNDKIIISIGADEKLISNPDQLCDDLVKSLQNVKEAVKQRALASASLDYC from the exons ATGAAAAACTCCAAAATGAAATCAATGgcgataaagaaaaaagaaaaggagaaaaaagaagaagaagaagagccgATGAGTCCCACCGGTCGAATGATGCTAGCCCCAAAATTcaatatcttcataatattattCATGGGTTATTACTCCAAAATCGATCCCATTTTATTCAAGAAATGCATCCACCAAACTCTCCTCAAGCACCCTCGTTTCTCCAGCATCCTC GTGGCGAGCGGTGCCAGTTTCCGGTGGAGGCGGACTGCGGTGGACCTCGACCGCCACATCTTCGTCCCCGACGTGGCCGCGGCCGCGGAATCTCCGGACGAGTTCGTGGCGGAGTACGCCTCGAGGCTGTCGGTGATTCCGATGGAGTCGGCGGCGAAGCCGCTGTGGGAGTTCCACGTCCTGAACGTGAAGACGTCGGACGCGGAGGCGGTGGTGGTGATGAAGATCCACCACTCCTTAGGCGACGGCGTCTCCCTCGTTGCGCTCACGCACGCCTGCTCCAGGAAGATCGACGATCCCGCCTCCTTGCCGGTGCTTCCGCTGCCGTCCAAGAAGCGGCGGGAAGGCGGCGGGAGAGGGCTGCTGAAGCTCATTTGGATGgttgttttgattttgttttataCGTTGGTGGATGTGGCGGCGTTTGTTTCGACGTTGCTGTTTCTCAGAGACGTGAAGACTCCGGTGGGAGCCGGGCGCGGCGTTAGGCTCAGCCGGAAGAGATTTGCGCATAGGATCGTTAGTCTTGAAGACGTTAAGTTTATCAAGAACGCCATGAACGTG AGCGTAAATGACGTGGTCCTCGGAGTAACGGAGGCAGGCCTCAGTCGTTATCTCAACTCAATATACg TGAAGAATAGAGGAAAAGGGGGAGAAAACAATGAGAAGAGCAGTAATTGTCTACCGAAAAATCTAGGTATTCGATCGACTGTGGTGTTTAACCTCAGACCATCTCCAACAATTGAG gatTTGGCTGAGATGCTGGAGAAAGAGGAGTTGAATGGGATGTGGGGGAACGTAGTAGCAATAGTTCTTCTTCCATTCACTATTGCTTTGCAAGATGATCCATTGACATACATTCGTAAAGCTAAATCCACCATGGATCGAAAGAAACTATCACTTGCTCACCAATGCGCCTGTATCACCATGAAGTTAACTACCTCTTTCTTCGGAATCAAG GCAGCAGCGCGTTTGACGAGGGCCGTTTTCCGAAACACAACCTTTACTTTCTCTAATGTGATGGGTCCCGCTGAGGAGGTCAATTTATTCGGACATCATTTACGCTACATTGCCCCTTCTGTCTGCGGATTTCCTCAA TCGTTGATTATCCATTACCAAAGCtacaatgataaaataataatttccatCGGCGCTGATGAAAAGTTGATCTCAAATCCTGACCAACTCTGCGACGATTTGGTTAAGTCTCTTCAAAATGTCAAGGAAGCTGTCAAACAAAGAGCTCTTGCCTCGGCTTCTCTTGACTACTGCTGA
- the LOC121747791 gene encoding wax ester synthase/diacylglycerol acyltransferase 3-like isoform X1 — MARKKDEEEEDEPMSPTGRMMQTPKFNVCIVILMGFYTKIDPILFKKCVQQALLKHPRFCSILVTSRGRYTWRRTAVDIDKHLFVPDVSAARESPDEFVSEYASRLSEIPLDAAAKPLWEIHILNVKASDAEAVVLMKIHHSLGDGVSLIALTHACSRKLDDPAALPVLPPPSKKLREEGGGGGRGMFKFLWMVILILFYTLVDVAEFVATLLFLRDVQTPVRAGRGVRLCRKRFVHRIVSLDDVKFIKNAMNVSINDVVLGVTEAGLSRYLNSIYVNNKKNVAENKEKNSNCLPQNLGIRSTVIFNLRPSTTIEDMAKMLEKEEVNGMLGNKIAMVLLPFTIALQDDPLTYIRRAKSTMDRKKVSIAHQCAYVTMKLTTSLFGTKAAARLTRAVFRNTTFTFSNVMGPAEEVNLFGHHLRYIAPSVCGFPQSFIIHYQSYSNMIIISIGADEKLIPNPDQLCDDMVKSLQNIKEAVKEKVLASASLDYC, encoded by the exons atggcgagaaagaaagatgaagaggaagaagacgaGCCCATGAGCCCCACCGGGCGAATGATGCAAACCCCCAAATTCAATGTCTGCATAGTAATATTAATGGGGTTTTACACCAAAATTGATCCCATTTTATTCAAGAAATGCGTGCAACAAGCTCTGCTTAAGCACCCTCGCTTCTGCAGCATCCTC GTGACGAGCAGGGGCAGGTACACGTGGAGGCGGACAGCAGTGGACATCGATAAACACCTCTTCGTCCCGGATGTCAGCGCGGCCCGGGAATCTCCGGACGAGTTCGTGTCAGAGTACGCGTCGAGGCTGTCGGAGATTCCGTTGGACGCGGCGGCGAAGCCGCTGTGGGAGATCCACATTCTGAACGTGAAGGCGTCGGACGCGGAGGCGGTGGTGTTGATGAAGATCCACCACTCCTTAGGCGACGGCGTCTCGCTCATTGCGCTCACGCACGCCTGCTCCAGGAAGCTCGACGATCCCGCCGCCTTGCCGGTGCTTCCGCCGCCGTCCAAGAAGCTGcgggaagaaggcggcggcgggGGGAGAGGGATGTTCAAATTCCTTTGGATggtgattttgattttgttctACACTTTGGTGGATGTGGCGGAGTTTGTTGCGACGTTGCTGTTTCTCCGTGACGTGCAGACTCCGGTGAGAGCTGGCCGCGGCGTTAGGCTCTGCCGGAAGAGATTCGTGCATAGGATCGTTAGTCTCGACGACGTTAAGTTCATCAAAAACGCCATGAACGTG AGCATTAATGATGTGGTCCTCGGAGTCACAGAGGCAGGCCTCAGTCGTTATCTCAACTCAATATACG tgaataataaaaaaaatgtggcAGAAAACAAGGAGAAGAACAGCAATTGTCTACCACAAAATCTAGGCATTCGATCAACTGTTATCTTTAATCTCAGGCCATCTACAACAATAGAG GATATGGCAAAGATGTTGGAGAAAGAGGAGGTGAATGGAATGTTGGGAAACAAAATAGCAATGGTTCTTCTTCCATTCACCATAGCTCTGCAAGATGACCCATTGACATACATCCGTAGGGCAAAATCCACCATGGATAGAAAGAAAGTATCAATCGCTCACCAATGCGCTTACGTCACCATGAAGCTAACTACCTCGTTGTTCGGAACCAAG GCAGCGGCACGTTTGACGAGAGCTGTGTTCCGAAACACAACATTTACTTTCTCGAATGTGATGGGTCCCGCTGAGGAGGTCAATTTATTTGGACATCATTTACGCTACATTGCCCCCTCTGTTTGCGGATTTCCTCAA TCTTTCATTATCCATTACCAAAGCTATAGTAATATGATAATAATTTCGATTGGTGCTGATGAAAAATTGATCCCAAATCCTGATCAACTATGCGATGATATGGTCAAGTCTCTTCAAAACATTAAGGAAGCTGTCAAAGAAAAGGTTCTCGCGTCAGCCTCTCTCGATTATTGCTGA
- the LOC121747791 gene encoding wax ester synthase/diacylglycerol acyltransferase 3-like isoform X2, with translation MARKKDEEEEDEPMSPTGRMMQTPKFNVCIVILMGFYTKIDPILFKKCVQQALLKHPRFCSILVTSRGRYTWRRTAVDIDKHLFVPDVSAARESPDEFVSEYASRLSEIPLDAAAKPLWEIHILNVKASDAEAVVLMKIHHSLGDGVSLIALTHACSRKLDDPAALPVLPPPSKKLREEGGGGGRGMFKFLWMVILILFYTLVDVAEFVATLLFLRDVQTPVRAGRGVRLCRKRFVHRIVSLDDVKFIKNAMNVSINDVVLGVTEAGLSRYLNSIYVNNKKNVAENKEKNSNCLPQNLGIRSTVIFNLRPSTTIEDMAKMLEKEEVNGMLGNKIAMVLLPFTIALQDDPLTYIRRAKSTMDRKKVSIAHQCAYVTMKLTTSLFGTKAAARLTRAVFRNTTFTFSNVMGPAEEVNLFGHHLRYIAPSVCGFPQDGGYSTAPELQAYEIKVKSKVEVIEAALKLQMFSSRPICC, from the exons atggcgagaaagaaagatgaagaggaagaagacgaGCCCATGAGCCCCACCGGGCGAATGATGCAAACCCCCAAATTCAATGTCTGCATAGTAATATTAATGGGGTTTTACACCAAAATTGATCCCATTTTATTCAAGAAATGCGTGCAACAAGCTCTGCTTAAGCACCCTCGCTTCTGCAGCATCCTC GTGACGAGCAGGGGCAGGTACACGTGGAGGCGGACAGCAGTGGACATCGATAAACACCTCTTCGTCCCGGATGTCAGCGCGGCCCGGGAATCTCCGGACGAGTTCGTGTCAGAGTACGCGTCGAGGCTGTCGGAGATTCCGTTGGACGCGGCGGCGAAGCCGCTGTGGGAGATCCACATTCTGAACGTGAAGGCGTCGGACGCGGAGGCGGTGGTGTTGATGAAGATCCACCACTCCTTAGGCGACGGCGTCTCGCTCATTGCGCTCACGCACGCCTGCTCCAGGAAGCTCGACGATCCCGCCGCCTTGCCGGTGCTTCCGCCGCCGTCCAAGAAGCTGcgggaagaaggcggcggcgggGGGAGAGGGATGTTCAAATTCCTTTGGATggtgattttgattttgttctACACTTTGGTGGATGTGGCGGAGTTTGTTGCGACGTTGCTGTTTCTCCGTGACGTGCAGACTCCGGTGAGAGCTGGCCGCGGCGTTAGGCTCTGCCGGAAGAGATTCGTGCATAGGATCGTTAGTCTCGACGACGTTAAGTTCATCAAAAACGCCATGAACGTG AGCATTAATGATGTGGTCCTCGGAGTCACAGAGGCAGGCCTCAGTCGTTATCTCAACTCAATATACG tgaataataaaaaaaatgtggcAGAAAACAAGGAGAAGAACAGCAATTGTCTACCACAAAATCTAGGCATTCGATCAACTGTTATCTTTAATCTCAGGCCATCTACAACAATAGAG GATATGGCAAAGATGTTGGAGAAAGAGGAGGTGAATGGAATGTTGGGAAACAAAATAGCAATGGTTCTTCTTCCATTCACCATAGCTCTGCAAGATGACCCATTGACATACATCCGTAGGGCAAAATCCACCATGGATAGAAAGAAAGTATCAATCGCTCACCAATGCGCTTACGTCACCATGAAGCTAACTACCTCGTTGTTCGGAACCAAG GCAGCGGCACGTTTGACGAGAGCTGTGTTCCGAAACACAACATTTACTTTCTCGAATGTGATGGGTCCCGCTGAGGAGGTCAATTTATTTGGACATCATTTACGCTACATTGCCCCCTCTGTTTGCGGATTTCCTCAA GATGGTGGTTACTCAACTGCACCAGAGCTTCAGGCTTATGAAATCAAAGTTAAAAGCAAAGTGGAAGTCATTGAAGCTGCTCTCAAGCTTCAGATGTTCAGCAGCCGTCCGATATGTTGCTAG
- the LOC121748404 gene encoding probable pectinesterase/pectinesterase inhibitor 34, with product MEYGRLGAPEPTSGGTSTRSLTPDPTRAPKKSRLKLLLLLAATLLAASAVAASLVALVVRNRVDDSSRASSALHARRPSKAISYACGRTRYPTLCVNSLLDFPGAASASGKDLVHISVNMTLRKFGRALYSVAEISNLKMDPRVRSAYDDCLELLDDSVDLLARSLTTVAPAGSSGGGSTQDVLTWLSASLTNQDTCTDGFSELSGYVKNQMTDRLKDLSELVSNCLAIYAAASGDEDFSGIPIQNRRRRLLGGEKAHKHFPAWLSRRDRKLLDLPVTAMNADIVVSHDGNGTYKTITEAIKKAPEYSSRRFIIYVRAGRYEETILKVGRKKTNIIFIGDGKGKTVISTGKSIQDNMTTFHTAGFAATGTGFIARDITFENWAGPSKHQAVALRVGADHAVIYRCNVIGYQDTLYAHSQRQFYRECDIYGTVDFIFGNAAVVFQNCSIHARKPLPGQKNTITAQNRKDPNQNTGISIHACRIIAEPDLEAAKGAYPTYLGRPWKLYSRTVYLQSYIGDHIHPRGWLEWNATFALDTLYYGEYMNYGPGGAIGQRVKWPGYRVITAVEEASKFTVAQFIYGSSWLPSTGVAFLAGLST from the exons ATGGAATACGGCAGGCTCGGAGCACCCGAACCTACCAGCGGCGGCACCTCAACTCGTAGCCTAACCCCTGACCCCACCCGCGCCCCCAAAAAATCCAGACTCaagctcctcctcctcctcgccgcCACGCTCCTCGCGGCTTCCGCCGTCGCCGCCTCTCTCGTCGCCCTAGTCGTCCGCAACAGAGTCGACGACTCCAGCCGCGCCTCCTCCGCGCTCCACGCCCGCCGCCCCTCCAAGGCCATCTCCTACGCCTGCGGCAGGACTCGCTACCCGACTCTCTGCGTCAACTCGCTCCTCGACTTCCCCggcgccgcctccgcctccggtAAGGACCTCGTCCACATTTCCGTCAACATGACCCTCCGCAAATTCGGCCGCGCGCTCTACTCCGTCGCTGAGATCAGCAACCTCAAAATGGATCCCCGCGTCAG ATCAGCATACGACGACTGCCTCGAGCTTCTAGACGATTCGGTGGATCTCCTCGCGCGATCGCTCACCACCGTCGCGCCGGCTGGAAGCAGCGGCGGTGGATCGACGCAGGATGTGCTGACGTGGCTGAGCGCGTCGTTGACGAACCAGGACACCTGCACTGACGGATTCTCGGAGCTGAGCGGCTACGTGAAGAATCAGATGACCGATCGGTTGAAGGATTTGTCGGAGCTCGTGAGCAATTGCCTCGCGATATACGCGGCGGCCTCGGGAGACGAGGATTTTTCCGGCATTCCGATACAGAACCGGCGGAGGAGGCTCCTCGGCGGCGAGAAGGCGCACAAGCATTTCCCGGCGTGGCTGTCGCGGAGGGACAGGAAGCTGCTGGACTTGCCGGTGACGGCGATGAACGCCGATATAGTCGTGTCGCACGACGGCAACGGCACGTACAAGACGATCACGGAGGCGATCAAGAAGGCGCCGGAATACAGTAGTCGCCGATTTATCATCTACGTGAGGGCAGGAAG GTATGAGGAGACTATATTAAAGGTGGGGAGAAAGAAGACAAACATAATATTCATCGGGGACGGTAAGGGCAAGACAGTCATTTCAACTGGGAAGAGCATCCAAGATAATATGACAACATTCCACACCGCGGGATTTG CTGCAACTGGTACTGGATTCATTGCAAGGGACATAACATTTGAGAACTGGGCCGGGCCAAGCAAGCACCAGGCCGTGGCCCTCCGCGTCGGGGCGGACCATGCCGTCATCTACCGGTGCAACGTCATTGGCTACCAAGACACGCTCTACGCCCACTCGCAGCGCCAGTTCTACCGGGAGTGCGACATCTACGGCACCGTGGACTTCATCTTCGGCAATGCGGCCGTCGTGTTCCAGAACTGCAGCATCCACGCCCGGAAGCCGTTGCCGGGCCAGAAGAACACCATCACGGCCCAAAACCGCAAGGACCCTAATCAGAACACGGGCATCTCGATCCACGCCTGCCGGATCATAGCAGAGCCCGACTTGGAGGCGGCGAAGGGCGCCTACCCGACGTACCTAGGGCGGCCGTGGAAGCTGTACTCGCGGACGGTGTACTTGCAGTCCTACATTGGGGACCACATCCACCCAAGAGGGTGGTTGGAGTGGAATGCAACATTTGCACTAGACACATTGTACTATGGGGAGTACATGAACTACGGCCCTGGGGGCGCGATTGGGCAGCGCGTTAAATGGCCGGGGTATCGTGTGATTACCGCGGTGGAGGAGGCGAGCAAGTTCACGGTGGCCCAGTTCATCTATGGGTCGTCGTGGCTGCCTTCCACCGGGGTGGCATTCTTGGCTGGCCTATCAACTtga